From a region of the Georgenia yuyongxinii genome:
- a CDS encoding L-ribulose-5-phosphate 4-epimerase: MSVQLTGLPADVRDAVAGTRARVATLHAELPRWELVVWTAGNVSERVPGADLFVIKPSGVSYDELAPELMVVCDLEGNKIDDGTPAHLQPSSDTAAHAYVYRHMAHVGGVVHTHSTYATAWAARGEPIPCVLTMMADEFGGDVPVGPFALIGDDSIGRGIVETLQGSHSPAVLMRNHGPFTVGKDARAAVKAAVLCEEVARTVHVARQLGEPVPIPPADIEKLFDRYQNVYGQPARQEEQRA; the protein is encoded by the coding sequence ATGAGCGTCCAGCTCACTGGGCTGCCGGCCGACGTCCGGGACGCGGTGGCCGGCACCCGCGCACGGGTGGCCACGCTGCACGCCGAGCTGCCCCGGTGGGAGCTGGTGGTGTGGACGGCGGGCAACGTCTCCGAGCGTGTGCCGGGGGCGGACCTGTTCGTCATCAAGCCCTCGGGGGTGTCCTACGACGAGCTAGCGCCGGAGCTGATGGTGGTGTGCGACCTGGAGGGCAACAAGATCGACGACGGCACTCCTGCGCACCTGCAGCCCTCCTCCGACACCGCCGCCCACGCGTACGTCTACCGGCACATGGCGCACGTGGGTGGGGTGGTGCACACGCACTCGACGTACGCGACGGCGTGGGCGGCGCGGGGGGAGCCGATCCCGTGCGTGCTGACGATGATGGCGGACGAGTTCGGTGGGGACGTCCCGGTGGGGCCGTTCGCGCTGATCGGGGACGACTCGATCGGGCGTGGGATCGTCGAGACCCTGCAGGGGTCGCACTCGCCGGCGGTGCTGATGCGCAACCACGGACCCTTCACGGTCGGGAAGGACGCCCGCGCGGCGGTCAAGGCCGCCGTGCTGTGCGAAGAGGTCGCCCGCACCGTGCACGTCGCCCGCCAGCTCGGCGAACCCGTCCCCATCCCCCCGGCGGACATCGAGAAGCTGTTCGACCGGTACCAGAACGTCTACGGCCAGCCCGCCCGGCAGGAGGAGCAGCGCGCATGA
- the araB gene encoding ribulokinase produces MVDLSTACVVGVDYGTLSGRAVVVRAATGEELGSAVHEYPHAVMDRRLTAADGRALPPDWALQAPADYVEVLRTAVPAALAAAGVDPADVVGLGTDFTACTMVPVDANGTPLCELDRFADRPHAYVKLWKHHAAQPQADRINELAHRRGESWIKRYGGLISSEWEFAKGLQLLEEDPEVYDAMAHWVEAADWIVWQLTGTYVRNACTAGYKGIYQDGAYPAEDFLAELNPHFAGFVRDKLEHEIGQLGQRAGGLSAQAAAWTGLPEGIAVAVGNVDAHVTVPAADAVDPGQMVAIMGTSTCHVMNGETLAEVQGMCGVVHGGIVEGVWGYEAGQSGVGDIFGWFVDNAVPPQYVDEAQKRGISVHELLTEKAAAQPVGAHGLVALDWHSGNRSVLVDHELSGLVLGLTLTTRPEEVYRALLEATAFGTRVIVEAFDDAGVPVNELVVAGGLLKNRFLMQLYSDVTRLPLSTIVSEQGPALGSAIHATVAAGLHADVRTAARAMGKRVVAAYTPDEDAALRYDALFAEYKTLHDYFGRGGNDVMHRLKKLRREVVSAATREAAAAAESDAFERQAR; encoded by the coding sequence ATGGTGGATCTCAGCACCGCCTGCGTGGTGGGGGTGGACTACGGGACCCTCTCGGGCCGCGCAGTGGTGGTCCGTGCGGCGACCGGCGAGGAGCTGGGCAGCGCGGTGCACGAGTACCCGCACGCGGTCATGGACCGTCGGCTCACCGCCGCGGACGGACGGGCCCTGCCACCGGACTGGGCCTTGCAGGCGCCGGCGGACTACGTCGAGGTGCTGCGAACGGCGGTGCCGGCGGCGCTCGCGGCGGCGGGGGTGGACCCGGCCGACGTGGTCGGTCTCGGCACGGATTTCACGGCGTGCACGATGGTGCCGGTCGACGCCAACGGCACGCCGTTGTGCGAGCTGGACCGGTTCGCCGACCGGCCGCACGCGTACGTCAAGCTGTGGAAGCACCACGCGGCGCAGCCGCAGGCGGACCGTATCAACGAGCTCGCGCACCGCCGCGGGGAGTCGTGGATCAAGCGTTATGGCGGCCTGATCTCCTCGGAGTGGGAGTTCGCCAAGGGCCTGCAGCTGCTCGAGGAGGACCCCGAGGTCTACGACGCGATGGCGCACTGGGTCGAGGCGGCGGACTGGATCGTCTGGCAGCTGACCGGCACGTACGTGCGCAACGCGTGCACGGCGGGGTACAAGGGGATCTATCAGGACGGGGCGTACCCGGCCGAGGACTTCCTGGCCGAGCTCAACCCGCACTTCGCCGGGTTCGTCCGCGACAAGCTCGAGCACGAGATCGGCCAGCTGGGGCAGCGCGCGGGCGGGCTGAGCGCCCAGGCCGCGGCATGGACGGGCCTGCCGGAGGGCATCGCGGTGGCGGTGGGCAACGTCGACGCCCACGTGACCGTGCCGGCCGCGGACGCCGTCGACCCCGGGCAGATGGTCGCCATCATGGGCACGTCCACCTGCCACGTGATGAACGGCGAGACCCTGGCGGAGGTCCAGGGCATGTGCGGGGTGGTCCACGGCGGCATCGTCGAGGGCGTGTGGGGGTACGAGGCCGGCCAGTCCGGTGTCGGGGACATCTTCGGGTGGTTCGTCGACAATGCGGTGCCACCGCAGTACGTGGACGAGGCCCAGAAGCGTGGGATCTCCGTGCACGAGCTGTTGACCGAGAAGGCGGCCGCGCAGCCGGTGGGCGCGCACGGCCTGGTCGCTCTGGACTGGCACTCGGGCAACCGGTCGGTGCTGGTGGACCACGAGCTGTCCGGGCTCGTCCTGGGCCTGACGCTGACCACGCGCCCGGAGGAGGTCTACCGGGCGCTGCTGGAGGCCACCGCGTTCGGCACCCGGGTGATCGTCGAGGCGTTCGACGACGCCGGTGTGCCGGTCAACGAGCTGGTGGTGGCCGGCGGGCTGCTGAAGAACCGGTTCCTCATGCAGCTGTACTCCGACGTCACCCGTCTGCCGCTGTCGACCATCGTGTCCGAGCAGGGCCCGGCGCTGGGCTCGGCGATCCATGCCACGGTCGCGGCGGGGCTGCACGCGGACGTCCGCACGGCCGCGCGGGCCATGGGCAAACGGGTCGTGGCTGCCTACACGCCCGACGAGGACGCGGCGCTGCGCTACGACGCGCTGTTCGCCGAGTACAAGACGCTGCACGACTACTTCGGCCGCGGCGGCAACGACGTCATGCACCGCCTCAAGAAGCTGCGCCGCGAGGTCGTCTCCGCCGCCACCAGAGAGGCCGCCGCGGCCGCCGAGAGCGACGCGTTCGAGAGGCAGGCGCGATGA
- a CDS encoding LacI family DNA-binding transcriptional regulator: protein MDKPPGVRARRQSPSMADVAVRAGVSHQTVSRVLNNPETVRPDTRERVLAAIGALGYRRNTAARALVTRRTRLIGVVNPGEARFGPTNTTVAIEEAAREAGYATTVTVIRDARAATIQAALDHFLSLGVDGIVVVAARSQVAAAAERLAGELPVVMVAAGLRSTSSLHVVAVDQELGARLATRHLIDLGHTEIVHVSGPNDWFDARARVAGWRREMEQAGLEVSPLVAGGWDGIQGYDLAHRFVRERRVPHAVFAANDQMALGMLRAFYEAGVRVPEDVSVVGFDDIAGSEYFTPPLTTVRQPFAAVGRRCLEVVLGALDGGRPSTTLIPPELVIRASSGPPPSSAPA, encoded by the coding sequence ATGGACAAGCCCCCGGGCGTTCGAGCGAGGCGGCAGTCGCCCTCCATGGCGGACGTGGCCGTGCGGGCCGGGGTGTCGCACCAGACGGTGTCCCGCGTGCTCAACAACCCCGAGACGGTCCGGCCGGACACCCGGGAGCGGGTGCTCGCGGCGATCGGCGCGCTCGGCTACCGCCGCAACACCGCGGCCCGGGCACTGGTCACGAGGCGGACCCGACTCATCGGCGTCGTCAATCCCGGCGAGGCGCGGTTCGGGCCCACCAACACCACGGTCGCCATCGAGGAGGCCGCCCGCGAGGCCGGTTACGCCACGACGGTGACGGTCATCCGGGACGCACGCGCGGCAACGATCCAGGCCGCTCTAGACCACTTCCTGAGCCTGGGGGTCGACGGCATCGTCGTCGTCGCCGCCCGGAGCCAGGTGGCCGCCGCGGCGGAGAGGCTGGCGGGCGAACTACCGGTGGTCATGGTCGCTGCCGGGCTGCGCTCGACCTCCTCGCTCCACGTCGTGGCGGTCGACCAGGAGCTCGGGGCTCGCCTGGCCACGCGCCACCTCATCGACCTCGGCCACACCGAGATCGTGCACGTCAGCGGACCGAACGACTGGTTCGACGCCCGTGCCCGCGTGGCCGGGTGGCGCCGCGAGATGGAGCAGGCCGGCCTGGAGGTCTCCCCGCTCGTCGCGGGCGGCTGGGACGGGATCCAGGGCTACGACCTCGCGCACCGGTTCGTGCGGGAGCGTCGCGTCCCCCACGCCGTCTTCGCGGCCAACGACCAGATGGCGCTCGGCATGCTCCGGGCGTTCTACGAGGCCGGCGTCCGCGTGCCCGAGGACGTCTCCGTGGTCGGGTTCGACGACATCGCCGGCTCCGAGTACTTCACCCCGCCCCTGACGACGGTGCGCCAGCCGTTCGCCGCAGTCGGCCGGCGGTGCCTCGAGGTGGTGCTCGGCGCGCTCGACGGCGGACGCCCGAGCACCACGCTTATCCCCCCGGAGCTGGTGATCCGCGCGTCGTCCGGCCCGCCGCCCTCGAGCGCGCCCGCCTGA
- a CDS encoding acyl-CoA dehydrogenase family protein → MTERQILTEELLNRIRARAARYDAENAFPHEDLADLQAAGYLTAMVPAELGGAGLSLEEMTREQMRLAGAAPATALAVNMHHVWVGVAKSVHDRGDDSCDFILHEAAAGEIFAFGVSEAGNDLVLFGSVTEARPDGEGGYSFHGLKIFTSLAPVWTRLGTFGEDSTGPDGPLNVWGFLNRDGGGVETVGEWDVMGMRASQSFSTRLDGAHAAADRIVRRIPPGPTTDPFIFGIFANFEILLAAVYTGVAKRAIDVAVATVHKRTSLKNGGAPYANDPDIRWRLADAAIQLDGIYPQIAQAARDVDEQVDRGALWMPQLSAVKSRASEVALDVVTKCVRASGGSSYSNDKELSRLYRDVLAGIFHPSDDESVHGAWANVLLGPVPAAGTD, encoded by the coding sequence ATGACCGAGCGCCAGATACTCACCGAGGAACTGCTGAACCGCATCCGTGCGCGCGCGGCGCGCTACGACGCCGAGAACGCCTTCCCGCACGAGGACCTCGCCGACCTCCAGGCCGCCGGTTACCTCACCGCCATGGTCCCCGCGGAGCTCGGCGGCGCCGGGCTGAGCCTTGAGGAGATGACCCGCGAGCAGATGCGCCTGGCCGGCGCGGCGCCCGCGACCGCGCTCGCGGTCAACATGCACCACGTGTGGGTCGGCGTCGCCAAGTCCGTCCACGACCGCGGCGACGACTCCTGCGACTTCATCCTCCACGAGGCGGCCGCCGGGGAGATCTTCGCCTTCGGCGTCTCGGAGGCGGGCAACGACCTGGTCCTCTTCGGCTCGGTCACCGAGGCACGGCCCGACGGCGAGGGCGGCTACTCCTTCCACGGCCTGAAGATCTTCACCTCCCTCGCCCCGGTGTGGACGCGCCTGGGCACCTTCGGCGAGGACTCCACCGGCCCGGACGGCCCGCTCAACGTGTGGGGCTTCCTCAACCGCGACGGCGGCGGCGTGGAGACGGTGGGGGAGTGGGACGTGATGGGCATGCGCGCCTCCCAGTCCTTCTCCACCCGGCTCGACGGCGCCCACGCGGCCGCCGACCGGATCGTGCGGCGCATCCCGCCCGGGCCCACGACGGACCCGTTCATCTTCGGGATCTTCGCGAATTTCGAGATCCTTCTCGCCGCGGTCTACACCGGTGTGGCGAAGCGGGCAATCGACGTCGCCGTCGCGACCGTCCACAAGCGCACCTCGCTGAAGAACGGCGGCGCGCCGTACGCCAACGACCCCGACATCCGGTGGCGGCTGGCCGACGCGGCCATCCAGCTGGACGGCATCTACCCCCAGATCGCGCAGGCCGCCCGCGACGTCGACGAGCAGGTGGACCGCGGTGCGCTGTGGATGCCGCAGCTCTCCGCGGTGAAGTCCCGCGCCAGCGAGGTGGCGCTCGACGTGGTGACCAAGTGCGTGCGCGCCTCCGGGGGGTCGTCCTACTCCAACGACAAGGAGCTCTCGCGCCTGTACCGGGACGTGCTCGCCGGGATCTTCCACCCCAGCGACGACGAGTCCGTCCACGGCGCGTGGGCGAACGTTCTCCTGGGGCCGGTGCCGGCAGCGGGCACGGACTGA
- the radA gene encoding DNA repair protein RadA has protein sequence MSPTATKTARPPKPAFRCSDCGWTTAKWVGRCGECQAWGTVEEGAGASAGARVPAALAPSAPARPISDVDVEAARARSTGVSELDRVLGGGIVPGAVVLLAGEPGVGKSTLLLDVAAKAAAVSASPSDGGPGGPVLYVTGEESAGQVRLRAERIGALTPHLLLAAETDLATLLGHVDNTGPSLLVVDSVQTIADSTVDGAAGGTSQVRAVASALIHVAKARDIPVLLVGHVTKDGSIAGPRVLEHLVDVVCQFEGDRHSRLRMVRAVKNRYGPTDEVGCFDLSDTGITGLADPSGLFLSGQRSAVPGTCVTVTLEGRRPMPTEIQALVAPSPLGSPRRTTSGLDSSRVSMTLAVLQSRLGVSLANADVYVSTVGGARAVEPAVDLAVALAVLSSGEGKVIDQGVVAMGEVGLTGEVRSTVGVQRRLAEAARLGFTHALVPAHGAADLKPVPGLIVRPVSNLHEAALAAWRVGEPGSPAERGSVSQVTGREV, from the coding sequence ATGAGCCCGACCGCCACGAAGACCGCCCGGCCCCCCAAGCCCGCCTTCCGCTGCAGCGACTGCGGCTGGACGACGGCGAAGTGGGTCGGCCGGTGCGGAGAGTGCCAGGCGTGGGGCACAGTCGAGGAGGGCGCCGGCGCGTCAGCCGGGGCCCGGGTGCCGGCCGCGCTCGCGCCGTCCGCTCCCGCCCGACCGATCTCCGACGTCGACGTGGAGGCTGCCCGGGCCCGCAGCACCGGCGTCAGCGAGCTCGACCGGGTGCTCGGTGGTGGGATCGTGCCGGGCGCCGTCGTCCTGCTCGCCGGCGAGCCGGGCGTGGGCAAGTCGACCCTGCTGCTCGACGTCGCGGCGAAGGCGGCGGCCGTGTCCGCCAGCCCGTCCGACGGGGGCCCGGGCGGGCCCGTGCTGTACGTCACCGGTGAGGAGTCCGCCGGCCAGGTGCGGCTGCGCGCCGAGCGCATCGGGGCCCTCACCCCGCACCTGCTGCTCGCCGCCGAGACCGATCTGGCAACGCTGCTGGGGCACGTGGACAACACTGGTCCCTCGCTGCTCGTGGTGGACTCGGTGCAGACGATCGCCGACTCCACCGTCGACGGTGCCGCAGGCGGCACCAGCCAGGTCCGCGCGGTCGCCTCCGCACTCATCCACGTGGCCAAGGCCCGCGACATCCCCGTGCTGCTGGTCGGGCACGTCACGAAGGACGGCTCCATCGCCGGGCCACGTGTGCTCGAGCACCTGGTGGACGTCGTCTGCCAGTTCGAGGGGGATCGCCACTCCCGGCTGCGGATGGTCAGGGCCGTGAAGAACCGGTACGGACCGACGGACGAGGTGGGCTGCTTCGACCTGTCCGACACCGGGATCACCGGCCTCGCGGACCCCTCGGGGCTGTTCCTGTCCGGGCAGCGCTCGGCCGTGCCCGGCACCTGCGTCACCGTGACACTGGAGGGGCGCCGTCCGATGCCCACGGAGATCCAGGCCCTCGTGGCGCCGTCGCCGCTCGGGTCGCCGCGGCGCACCACCTCGGGGCTGGACTCCTCCCGGGTGTCCATGACGCTCGCGGTCCTGCAGTCCCGGCTGGGGGTCTCGCTGGCCAACGCGGACGTGTACGTCTCCACTGTCGGCGGGGCGCGGGCGGTGGAGCCGGCGGTCGACCTCGCCGTCGCCCTGGCCGTGCTGTCCTCCGGAGAGGGCAAGGTGATCGACCAGGGCGTCGTCGCGATGGGCGAGGTGGGCCTGACGGGAGAGGTCCGCAGCACCGTTGGGGTCCAGCGGCGCCTGGCAGAGGCCGCCCGGCTGGGATTCACGCACGCCCTCGTGCCCGCCCACGGGGCGGCGGACCTCAAGCCCGTGCCCGGCCTCATCGTCCGGCCGGTGAGCAACCTCCACGAGGCTGCCCTGGCGGCGTGGCGCGTCGGCGAGCCCGGCTCACCGGCCGAGCGTGGCAGCGTGTCACAGGTGACCGGCCGGGAGGTGTGA